The Fusarium musae strain F31 chromosome 10, whole genome shotgun sequence genome window below encodes:
- a CDS encoding hypothetical protein (EggNog:ENOG41) gives MEERTFPLFSQLSPELREQIWKSAARPDKPGVQVFRVYDAELDNPGNANDIMGLSVTDPSQMLWGLAAHPPCPPRLALPLWNKYPESVDDTSDHNISTYMLDGSLLTACQESRSMMKRFDRNKTSRKCYDESRAGYYLSGGAPSYITIYPKTDLIILQFEDIFDFKWDSLQDLLHQKGSCHPDIRHIGVEYDERWGIELFEEDRNINLWMKPVDFAFSKLFELAEAMTYLSIWLIDHNLKRRKGAPSFKASNKLGSLY, from the coding sequence ATGGAGGAACGCACGTTTCCCCTCTTCTCACAACTCTCTCCAGAGCTTCGGGAACAGATCTGGAAGTCGGCGGCACGCCCAGACAAGCCGGGTGTTCAAGTATTTCGGGTGTATGATGCTGAACTCGACAACCCGGGTAATGCCAACGATATCATGGGACTTTCAGTCACCGACCCGTCTCAGATGCTATGGGGCCTAGCCGCTCATCCGCCTTGCCCGCCTCGCCTTGCACTTCCGTTATGGAACAAATACCCAGAAAGTGTCGACGACACAAGCGACCACAATATATCCACATATATGTTAGATGGCTCGCTATTGACTGCCTGTCAAGAGTCCAGATCTATGATGAAACGTTTCGATAGAAACAAAACGTCTCGCAAGTGCTACGATGAATCAAGAGCTGGATATTACCTCTCAGGTGGTGCCCCATCATACATCACCATTTATCCCAAGACAGACTTGATTATCTTGCAATTTGAAGATATTTTTGACTTTAAATGGGACTCTCTTCAAGATCTATTGCATCAAAAAGGAAGTTGTCACCCCGACATTCGCCACATAGGCGTCGAGTATGACGAGCGGTGGGGCATCGAGCTTTTCGAAGAGGATCGAAACATAAACCTGTGGATGAAGCCAGTCGATTTTGCGTTCTCCAAGCTGTTCGAGCTTGCTGAAGCAATGACGTATCTTAGCATTTGGCTGATCGATCATAACCTGAAACGGCGCAAGGGTGCTCCCTCTTTTAAAGCCAGCAATAAACTAGGTTCTCtttactag